Proteins encoded within one genomic window of Pithys albifrons albifrons isolate INPA30051 chromosome 9, PitAlb_v1, whole genome shotgun sequence:
- the CHST3 gene encoding carbohydrate sulfotransferase 3 isoform X2, translating to MEIRRALPQDIRELLHFLKMRSKYAVLLVFVVSLVIIEKENNFISRVSDKLKQSPQALAEANGTEVSPALSENGSLASLQELDAAFSQLRSHLHNITLQLAGNGDPGPRRHILLMATTRTGSSFVGEFFNQQGHIFYLFEPLWHVEKTVTFLPGGASAVGSALVYRDVLKQLLLCDLYILENFISPAPEGHLTPFLFRRGSSRSLCEDPVCTPSAKKVFEKYYCKNRRCGPLNITLAAEACRCKQHVALKTVRVRQLEFLQPLVEDPRLDLRIIQLVRDPRAVLASRMVAFSGKYETWKKWASEGEAPLQEEEVQRLRGNCESIRVSAELGLRRPGWLRGRYMLVRYEDVAQAPLQKAEEMYRFAGLPLTPQVEEWISKNTQAPHDGNGVYSTCKNSSEQFEKWRFSMPFKLAQVVQDACAPAMQLFGYKLANSPAELANRSFSLLEEAQPSWVT from the exons ATTTCATCTCCAG GGTGTCAGACAAGCTGAAGCAGTCCCCACAGGCACTGGCAGAGGCCAACGGCACAGAGGTCAGCCCAGCACTGTCTGAGAACGGCTCACTGGCctcactgcaggagctggatgCTGCCTTTTCCCAGCTGAGGTCTCACCTGCACAACATCAccctgcagctggcagggaaTGGAGACCCTGGGCCACGGCGACACATCCTGCTGATGGCCACCACCCGCACCGGCTCCTCCTTCGTGGGGGAGTTCTTCAACCAGCAAGGCCACATCTTCTACCTCTTTGAGCCCCTCTGGCACGTGGAGAAGACAGTGACCTTCCTGCCAGGGGGAGCCAGCGCAGTGGGCTCAGCCTTGGTTTACCGAGATGTCCTAAAGCAACTCCTCCTCTGCGACCTCTACATTTTGGAGAACTTCATCTCTCCAGCGCCTGAGGGCCATCTGACACCCTTCTTGTTCCGGCGAGGCTCCAGCCGCTCGCTCTGCGAGGATCCCGTCTGCACGCCCAGTGCCAAGAAGGTCTTTGAGAAGTACTACTGCAAGAACCGCCGCTGTGGCCCCCTCAACATCACCCTGGCTGCCGAGGCGTGTCGGTGCAAGCAGCACGTGGCTCTGAAGACAGTGCGTGTCCGGCAGCTGGAGTTCCTGCAGCCGCTGGTGGAGGACCCTCGGCTGGACCTGCGCATCATCCAGCTGGTGCGGGACCCCCGCGCCGTCCTTGCCTCCCGCATGGTGGCTTTCTCTGGCAAGTACGAGACCTGGAAGAAGTGGGCATCCGAAGGGGAGGCTcccctgcaggaggaggaggtgcaGCGGCTGCGGGGAAACTGCGAGAGCATCCGTGTGTCAGCCGAGCTGGGGCTGCGGCGGCCGGGCTGGCTGCGGGGCCGGTACATGCTGGTGCGCTACGAGGACGTGGCCCAGGCACCcctgcagaaggcagaggagaTGTACCGCTTTGCCGGGCTCCCCCTCACCCCCCAGGTGGAGGAGTGGATCAGCAAAAACACGCAGGCGCCCCATGATGGCAACGGTGTCTACTCCACGTGCAAGAACTCCTCAGAGCAGTTTGAGAAGTGGCGGTTCAGCATGCCCTTCAAGCTGGCGCAGGTGGTGCAGGATGCCTGTGCCCCAGCCATGCAGCTCTTTGGCTACAAGCTGGCCAACAGCCCCGCCGAGCTGGCCAACCGCTCCTTCAGCCTGCTGGAGGaggcacagccctcctgggtCACGTAA